One Colias croceus chromosome 29, ilColCroc2.1 DNA segment encodes these proteins:
- the LOC123704284 gene encoding importin subunit alpha-5-like, translating into MAEKTHTSRLSAYKNTGQGTNDLRRKRAELSITLRKQARDEQLLKRRAMSPEANEEIHDTEKLMTPAEIVQGLRSSDLSIKTTSARAARRMLSKEQNPPISIMVEAGVIRPLVESLDRDDCQDLQFEAAWAITNIASGTHEHTLAVINGGAVPKLVTLLAQGGVVGEQSAWALGNIAGDGAQPRDVVLSHGALPALLPHLTPNTPASQLKTAAWTFSNFCRNKNPLVIFELVSPALPYVAELLDISDQEVLADTCWALSYLTDGPNERIEVVQTTPHLLSRLIKLLQHKSPAVRTPALRAVGNMLTGSDQQTDRCLSEGCLDYLTSLLHCGKPSLVKEAAWAVSNVLAGTSEQIQLAVDKGMLQHLVHVLGVDDVKCQKEAAWAITNLCLGGSPAQLDALVASGFLEPYCNLLESPDHRAIIVVLEGITNLMQAAAKYGQVEPLCIRLEEIGALDKIEALQEHENEQIYKKALHILDTFFEDQDDQTAQPDQTTDEFKFGVTSANQNINF; encoded by the exons gaTCTCCGTCGCAAACGTGCTGAGCTTAGCATCACGCTCCGCAAGCAAGCGAGAGATGAGCAGCTGCTCAAGAGACGGGCCATGTCCCCGGAGGCCAATGAGGAGATACACGATACAGAGAAGCTGATGACACCAGCGGAGATCGTTCAGG GTCTCCGATCATCAGACCTCTCAATCAAGACCACCTCAGCTCGCGCTGCCCGCAGAATGCTCTCCAAGGAACAGAATCCACCTATATCCATTATGGTGGAGGCTGGTGTGATCAGACCTTTGGTGGAATCTCTGGATAGAGATGACTG CCAAGACTTGCAGTTTGAAGCTGCCTGGGCCATAACTAACATTGCCTCTGGAACCCATGAACATACGTTAGCGGTTATaaat GGAGGTGCCGTACCAAAACTAGTTACCCTACTAGCTCAAGGTGGTGTTGTAGGTGAGCAAAGTGCCTGGGCACTTGGCAACATAGCGGGTGATGGGGCACAACCACGGGACGTGGTACTATCCCATGGGGCACTTCCTGCGCTATTGCCCCATTTAACCCCAAACACACCGGCAAGTCAACTGAAAACTGCCGCGTGGACGTTTAGCAACTTTTGTAG aaataaGAATCCTCTTGTGATATTCGAGCTCGTCTCCCCAGCTTTGCCGTATGTCGCTGAATTATTGGATATTTCAGACCAGGAAGTTTtag ctGACACATGTTGGGCACTATCCTACCTCACAGACGGGCCCAACGAACGCATAGAGGTGGTCCAAACGACCCCACACTTGCTGAGTCGTCTAATAAAGTTACTACAACATAAGTCACCAGCCGTTAGGACCCCAGCATTGAGGGCTGTGGGTAACATGCTGACTGGATCAGATCAACag ACGGACAGATGTCTATCCGAAGGCTGCTTGGACTATCTCACATCCCTGCTTCACTGCGGGAAGCCGTCCCTAGTTAAAGAAGCAGCCTGGGCCGTTAGCAATGTACTTGCTGGTACTTCAGAGCAGATCCAATTGGCCGTGGACAAGGGGATGTTACAGCATTTGGTGCACGTGTTGGGGGTTGATGACGTCAA ATGTCAAAAAGAAGCAGCCTGGGCGATAACCAACCTCTGTCTAGGGGGAAGCCCGGCCCAGTTGGATGCGCTAGTTGCCTCTGGGTTTTTGGAGCCCTACTGCAATCTATTGGAGTCCCCAGACCATAGGGCTATCATTGTGGTGTTGGAGGGAATCACTAATTTGATGCAg GCTGCAGCGAAATATGGCCAAGTGGAACCTTTATGTATTCGTTTGGAAGAAATAGGCGCTTTGGACAAAATAGAAGCCCTACAGGAGCATGAAAATGAACag aTATACAAAAAAGCTCTACACATTCTGGATACATTTTTCGAAGATCAAGACGACCAAACCGCACAACCTGACCAAACAACTGATGAATTCAAATTTGGTGTCACTAGCGctaatcaaaatattaatttttag